A region from the Spirochaetota bacterium genome encodes:
- the dnaB gene encoding replicative DNA helicase, protein MLKVPPYSEDAEKAVLGILLTDSEKIYDLIYYLDEEDFYLPHHKVIIRIIKNLAIKNKAIDILTVSQDLKENNLLDKALGIDYLTSLTEIVPTTSNFSTYFDILKDKSLRRNIISLSNQIISEAYDLSTETKVLIDKIESEILKLTEIDYKDKFIILKELLLRIIDDIETRIKNNVKYTGLQTGFKLLDELTSGFEKGKLIVIAARPSMGKTTFALNLAANMALYFDYNVGFFSLEMPATDLGYKIISQVTKIPYENIKRGILQYSQMHDLIEKISSIYIKNLIFDDTSNVSSFDIKQKARRLKIKKNIDIIFIDYLQIISPPRGVQHDNRNVIIGEISKSLKILAKELDIPIVVLSQLSRQVERREDKRPLLSDLRESGAIEQDADIVAFLHREDYYKKKDKNKENEEIKTRNITELIIEKHRNGRKGKILFEFFPEYSLFKELEHEIV, encoded by the coding sequence ATGTTAAAAGTACCCCCATATTCTGAAGATGCGGAGAAAGCTGTACTTGGAATTTTATTAACTGATTCAGAAAAAATATATGATTTAATTTATTACCTTGATGAGGAAGATTTTTATCTTCCTCATCATAAAGTTATAATAAGAATTATTAAAAATTTAGCAATAAAAAACAAAGCTATAGATATTCTTACAGTTTCACAGGATTTAAAAGAGAATAATTTGCTTGATAAAGCACTGGGTATTGATTACTTAACTTCATTAACTGAAATAGTTCCTACAACATCTAATTTTTCTACATATTTTGATATATTAAAAGACAAATCATTAAGAAGGAATATAATATCTTTATCAAATCAAATAATATCTGAGGCTTATGATCTTTCTACAGAAACAAAAGTTTTAATTGATAAAATTGAATCAGAAATATTAAAACTTACTGAAATAGATTATAAAGATAAATTTATTATTTTAAAAGAACTACTATTAAGAATTATTGATGATATTGAAACAAGAATAAAAAACAATGTCAAATATACGGGTCTGCAAACTGGATTTAAATTACTCGATGAATTAACTTCTGGTTTTGAAAAAGGTAAGCTTATAGTTATTGCAGCAAGACCTTCAATGGGTAAGACAACTTTTGCCTTAAACCTTGCTGCTAATATGGCTTTATACTTTGATTATAATGTTGGTTTTTTTTCTTTAGAGATGCCAGCAACTGATTTAGGTTATAAAATTATATCTCAGGTAACTAAAATACCCTATGAAAATATAAAAAGAGGTATATTACAATATTCCCAGATGCACGATTTAATTGAGAAGATATCTTCTATATATATAAAAAATTTGATATTTGATGATACTTCTAATGTAAGTTCTTTTGATATTAAACAAAAAGCAAGAAGATTAAAGATTAAAAAAAATATCGATATTATTTTTATTGATTATCTCCAGATTATATCTCCACCTAGAGGTGTACAACATGATAATAGAAATGTAATTATTGGGGAGATTTCAAAAAGTTTAAAAATTCTTGCAAAAGAGCTTGATATACCAATTGTTGTTTTATCTCAACTATCAAGACAAGTTGAAAGAAGAGAAGATAAAAGACCACTTTTGTCTGATTTAAGAGAATCTGGTGCAATCGAACAAGATGCTGATATTGTTGCTTTTTTACATAGAGAAGATTATTACAAAAAAAAAGATAAAAATAAAGAAAACGAAGAAATTAAAACTAGAAATATAACTGAATTAATAATTGAAAAACATAGAAATGGTCGAAAAGGTAAAATTTTATTTGAATTTTTTCCGGAATATTCACTTTTTAAAGAACTTGAACATGAAATTGTTTAA
- a CDS encoding single-stranded DNA-binding protein produces the protein MSFDFINLVISGRLTRDPEIKKIDNPNGQLNIMRFTIANNFKRRENEANYFDCEFWFRDISNYFYDRLKKGTFVVLNGYLRHDRWTSKIDQTQKNRIIIVVTNILSLVTKDNNRVNDGFEKKDVKNGISEKILDSTKVNNFSDNYDNIDHNIEEFSDYGGEDPEFENYNSFDEPNNFS, from the coding sequence ATGAGTTTTGATTTTATAAATTTGGTTATAAGTGGAAGATTAACAAGAGACCCTGAGATAAAAAAGATAGATAATCCAAATGGCCAGTTAAATATTATGAGATTTACGATTGCAAATAATTTTAAAAGAAGAGAAAATGAAGCTAATTATTTTGATTGTGAATTCTGGTTTAGAGATATTTCAAATTATTTTTATGACAGATTAAAAAAAGGAACATTTGTTGTATTGAATGGTTATTTAAGGCATGATAGATGGACATCTAAAATTGATCAAACTCAAAAAAATCGAATAATAATAGTTGTTACAAATATTTTAAGTCTTGTAACTAAGGATAATAATAGAGTGAATGATGGTTTCGAGAAAAAAGATGTTAAAAATGGTATTTCTGAGAAAATTTTAGATTCAACCAAGGTAAATAATTTTTCTGATAATTATGATAATATTGATCACAATATAGAAGAGTTCAGTGATTATGGAGGTGAAGATCCAGAGTTTGAAAACTATAATTCTTTCGATGAACCAAATAATTTTTCATAA
- a CDS encoding TrkA family potassium uptake protein: MNRVLILGLGSFGMSLCENLVKEGVEVIAIDNNPSKTNLIKNMVVAVYEIDIRNEDFLNIISDIKNIDYAVICVGDNMEASLLSALTLKENTDIPVIARATSKQHQKILKAIGVDEIIFLEEEVGERLAQRISKGHVYNYVPLSGDHKIIDVKVSPGMVGKMIKDLNIREKYKVNIIAIKSKIAVLDKETFDNVFKEEVKEVPTGDYVLKDNDIMVVVGKNLEVDSFVEAVERDALD; encoded by the coding sequence ATGAATAGAGTTTTAATTTTAGGATTGGGTAGTTTTGGAATGTCTTTGTGTGAAAATTTAGTCAAAGAAGGAGTTGAAGTAATAGCAATTGATAATAATCCTTCAAAAACAAATTTAATTAAAAATATGGTTGTTGCTGTATATGAAATAGATATAAGAAATGAGGATTTTTTAAATATAATTTCAGATATTAAGAACATAGATTATGCTGTAATATGTGTCGGTGATAATATGGAAGCATCTTTACTGTCGGCCCTAACATTAAAAGAAAATACAGATATTCCTGTTATTGCAAGAGCTACTTCAAAACAACATCAAAAAATTTTAAAAGCAATTGGGGTTGATGAAATAATATTTTTAGAGGAAGAAGTTGGGGAAAGGCTAGCTCAACGTATTTCTAAAGGTCATGTTTATAATTATGTACCTTTAAGTGGAGATCATAAAATAATTGATGTAAAAGTATCACCAGGGATGGTTGGTAAAATGATTAAAGATTTAAATATTAGAGAAAAATATAAAGTTAATATTATTGCTATAAAATCAAAAATTGCTGTTCTTGACAAAGAAACTTTTGACAATGTATTTAAAGAAGAAGTGAAAGAAGTTCCAACTGGAGATTATGTTCTTAAAGACAATGATATAATGGTAGTTGTTGGAAAGAATCTTGAAGTAGACTCTTTTGTAGAAGCAGTTGAAAGAGATGCTCTTGATTGA
- a CDS encoding methyl-accepting chemotaxis protein → MKKKNGKGNLKESLELEQKALLNINEKDDKKTENDVSKMKVKSKKKEKKIETINKNDYFSRLKYYCEKKSLKNHFWKQIYNIVSTKNDYNSLELWEQKLFDSAIKKRNRAINRRIFYYIFQGLILSYFFVKITLIDQKFLDLSFGLVTPGIQYFLIVALGVIFSFFEFRLGEYETFSLSFMVPYILIILYNPFFAMLGIAFIFLIKTIRTYIKDYKEDRSLINLRYYFNTFGGFLLDISPYFIITIFVNYYIHKFIHNIYEFTFINLFFFIVMFFISALIQTFWVLFFISTVGYNIRKLINSSIFAGIFIDVINCLLGMVFILFIRTYHYSGFLLIFIILFGVNLALLKLTDLTNQNIKAKKEIEEERLKFRKALQEVSIISDKILNLMDKSKKNSSKIDEVIYNYESEFKNTKNLIDSINERLSFLSKNLNSLKDKLGSVFDKIENSSDILMSFNEIFNSLNKTFEEMQESLLLIDDISEQTTLLALNASIEAARTGEAGKGFSVIAGEIRKLAEKSSSTTSNIYENIKLTLDELKKSIQIQVKLNDTFFTLQNEVSGFDIYFDQIYVNTENIQENTKNLVGKLDSFLKIAYDFNSLAGQFRTLFNEIKVELDSIKNIMRA, encoded by the coding sequence ATGAAAAAGAAAAATGGTAAAGGAAATTTAAAAGAGAGTTTAGAGCTTGAACAAAAGGCGTTACTAAATATTAATGAAAAAGATGATAAAAAAACTGAAAATGATGTTTCTAAAATGAAAGTAAAAAGTAAGAAAAAAGAGAAAAAAATAGAAACGATAAATAAAAATGATTATTTTTCGAGACTAAAATATTATTGTGAAAAGAAGAGTTTAAAAAATCATTTCTGGAAACAGATTTACAATATTGTATCAACAAAAAATGATTATAATTCTTTGGAATTATGGGAACAAAAATTATTTGACTCAGCAATAAAAAAAAGAAATAGAGCTATAAACAGAAGAATATTTTATTATATTTTTCAAGGTTTAATTTTATCATATTTTTTTGTTAAAATAACATTGATTGATCAAAAATTTTTGGATTTATCTTTCGGTCTTGTTACTCCAGGGATTCAATATTTTTTAATTGTAGCTTTAGGTGTTATTTTTAGTTTTTTTGAATTTAGATTAGGTGAATATGAAACATTTTCTCTTTCTTTTATGGTCCCATATATATTAATTATTCTTTATAATCCTTTTTTTGCAATGCTAGGTATAGCATTTATTTTTTTAATAAAAACTATTAGAACATATATAAAAGATTATAAAGAAGATAGAAGCTTAATTAATTTAAGATATTATTTTAATACTTTTGGTGGTTTTTTACTTGATATTTCTCCATATTTCATAATTACCATATTTGTCAACTATTATATTCATAAATTTATTCATAATATCTATGAATTTACTTTTATTAATCTTTTCTTTTTTATAGTTATGTTTTTTATATCTGCTTTAATTCAAACATTTTGGGTGCTTTTTTTTATTTCAACTGTAGGCTATAACATTAGAAAACTAATAAATTCTTCAATATTTGCTGGTATTTTTATAGATGTAATTAACTGTTTATTAGGAATGGTTTTTATTCTTTTTATTAGAACCTATCATTATTCTGGATTTCTTTTAATATTTATTATTCTCTTTGGAGTTAATCTTGCTTTGTTAAAGCTAACTGATTTAACAAATCAAAATATAAAGGCAAAAAAGGAAATAGAAGAGGAAAGATTAAAATTTAGAAAAGCATTACAGGAAGTATCTATTATTTCAGATAAAATATTAAATTTGATGGATAAAAGTAAGAAAAACTCATCTAAAATTGATGAAGTTATTTATAACTATGAATCTGAATTTAAAAATACTAAAAATTTAATTGATAGTATAAATGAAAGACTTTCTTTTTTATCTAAGAATTTAAATTCATTAAAAGATAAACTTGGATCAGTTTTTGATAAAATAGAAAACTCTTCTGATATTTTGATGAGCTTTAATGAAATATTCAATAGTTTAAATAAAACATTTGAAGAAATGCAGGAATCTCTTTTATTGATAGATGATATTTCAGAACAAACAACTTTGCTTGCTTTAAATGCTTCAATAGAAGCAGCAAGAACTGGAGAAGCAGGTAAAGGTTTTTCAGTTATAGCTGGTGAAATTAGAAAATTAGCTGAAAAATCAAGTTCTACAACTTCTAATATTTATGAAAATATTAAGTTAACTCTTGATGAATTAAAGAAATCTATTCAAATACAAGTAAAACTAAATGATACTTTTTTTACTCTTCAAAATGAGGTAAGTGGTTTTGATATTTATTTTGATCAGATTTATGTTAATACTGAAAATATACAAGAGAATACAAAAAATTTAGTTGGTAAACTTGATAGTTTTCTCAAAATAGCTTATGATTTTAATTCTTTAGCTGGGCAATTTAGAACTTTATTTAATGAAATAAAAGTTGAACTTGATTCAATTAAGAATATTATGAGAGCTTAA
- the rpsF gene encoding 30S ribosomal protein S6, translated as MFNAYEMLVVYSLKEASRLDSFKEETRKIFKENGFEISKEEEMGKKILAYPINKEKEGYYYLFYLKNSKEANYQDLHKQIKRRDFILRYLMLGVDESKIQKLKKKEEEFKNLKIEIRKKKMQKEQESKSNQSQENKVEENLN; from the coding sequence ATGTTTAATGCTTATGAAATGTTAGTTGTTTATTCTTTAAAGGAGGCTTCAAGACTTGATAGTTTCAAAGAAGAAACTAGGAAAATATTTAAAGAAAATGGTTTTGAGATTTCTAAAGAAGAGGAGATGGGGAAAAAGATCCTAGCATATCCCATCAATAAAGAAAAAGAAGGCTATTACTATCTTTTTTATCTTAAGAATTCAAAAGAAGCAAATTATCAAGATTTGCACAAACAGATTAAAAGAAGAGATTTTATTTTAAGGTATTTAATGCTTGGGGTTGATGAATCTAAGATTCAAAAGTTAAAAAAGAAAGAAGAAGAATTTAAAAATCTTAAAATTGAGATTAGGAAAAAGAAAATGCAAAAAGAACAGGAATCTAAAAGTAATCAATCACAAGAAAATAAGGTAGAAGAAAATTTAAATTAA
- a CDS encoding lipoate--protein ligase family protein: MHKKNIYKLRFIDTDINDGYFNMALDEVLSYKVFKKLSIPILRFYRWNPPCLSIGYFQDANKEVNFDSLQKNKIDLVRRITGGRAVLHDIELTYTIIIPLEYDWIPSSINESYKILSNALLQGLKNLGINANISKPINGKIPHTTSACFDAPSSYELLANNKKIIGSAQKRFNGLLLQHGSIPIILNIDKLFDLLNIEPIEKREQLKNIFKNKATSISEQLCYIPEIKKVKEAFYNGFKEALPIELIDDKLTDEEKKETYFLIEKKYKTTEWNLNKENNLKYFYN, translated from the coding sequence ATGCATAAAAAAAACATTTATAAACTAAGATTTATCGATACTGATATAAATGATGGCTATTTTAATATGGCTTTAGATGAAGTTCTTTCTTATAAAGTTTTTAAAAAATTATCTATTCCTATATTAAGATTTTATAGATGGAACCCCCCATGTTTATCAATAGGATATTTTCAAGATGCAAACAAAGAAGTTAATTTTGACAGTTTACAAAAAAATAAAATTGATCTTGTAAGAAGAATTACTGGTGGAAGAGCTGTTTTACATGATATAGAACTAACTTACACAATAATAATCCCTCTTGAATATGATTGGATACCATCATCTATTAATGAATCATATAAAATTTTATCAAATGCACTTTTACAAGGTTTAAAAAATTTAGGTATTAATGCTAATATCTCAAAGCCAATTAATGGAAAAATACCTCATACTACATCAGCCTGTTTTGATGCACCATCCTCTTATGAGTTACTTGCTAATAATAAAAAAATTATAGGATCTGCTCAAAAAAGATTTAATGGTTTACTTTTACAACATGGTTCTATTCCTATAATTTTAAATATAGATAAATTATTTGATTTATTAAATATTGAACCAATAGAAAAAAGGGAACAATTAAAAAATATATTTAAAAATAAAGCAACATCTATTTCAGAGCAACTTTGTTACATCCCTGAAATTAAAAAAGTAAAAGAAGCTTTTTATAATGGTTTTAAAGAAGCACTACCAATAGAGTTAATTGATGATAAATTAACAGATGAAGAAAAAAAAGAAACTTATTTTTTAATAGAAAAAAAATATAAAACTACTGAATGGAACCTTAATAAGGAAAACAATTTAAAATATTTTTATAATTAA
- a CDS encoding phosphoribosyltransferase family protein codes for MKFLYKNPKEILIESFKLGKKLYENGFRPNHAISLWRGGTIIGLGVNEYFRLKGIFINHTSITTSSYNENFEQKDIIIKGLEHVIKVVVPEDNLLIIDDIFDTGETIKTLIDLLKIKTRKNMPENIKIATLDSKPEKNLHKIDVTFLNSYDKDIWVNYPHEISDLFFSNEENYLIERDKEAFEILNKKNYKTESVDYSPYHWLTPEEVFYDSIKLGVNIFYSDFKPDYLIALWPGGVLTGIYIHEAYKYLNKLTGQFRKLPDHVAINTTSSHLSYKSNIIGLQYLIDNINYDDKILIIDTLFKSGKDVNPVVDKLKSGLKRNLNHKNIRIASLYFDKDSNYTWTVKPNFTEPHFYLKETKGEIIFPHSIHKLPNPLKQLKNTFPELYNLIYSFD; via the coding sequence ATGAAATTTTTATATAAAAACCCTAAAGAAATATTAATTGAATCTTTTAAACTCGGTAAAAAATTATATGAGAACGGATTTCGACCAAATCATGCTATATCTTTATGGAGAGGTGGGACTATAATTGGTCTTGGAGTAAACGAATACTTTAGATTAAAAGGAATTTTTATAAATCATACTTCTATAACAACATCATCATATAATGAAAATTTTGAGCAAAAAGATATTATTATTAAAGGACTTGAACATGTTATTAAAGTTGTTGTACCTGAAGATAATCTTCTTATTATAGATGATATTTTTGATACAGGAGAAACAATAAAAACTTTAATTGATCTATTAAAAATAAAAACACGTAAAAATATGCCAGAAAATATTAAAATAGCTACTCTCGATTCTAAACCAGAAAAAAATTTGCATAAAATAGATGTAACATTTTTAAACTCTTATGATAAAGATATATGGGTCAATTATCCTCATGAAATTTCAGATTTATTCTTTTCAAATGAAGAAAATTATTTAATAGAAAGAGATAAAGAAGCTTTTGAAATCCTTAATAAAAAAAACTATAAAACAGAATCAGTTGATTATTCTCCTTATCATTGGTTAACACCGGAAGAAGTTTTTTATGATTCTATTAAACTTGGAGTAAATATTTTCTATTCTGATTTTAAACCTGATTATTTAATTGCATTGTGGCCAGGTGGAGTTTTGACTGGAATTTATATTCATGAAGCTTATAAATATTTAAATAAATTAACAGGTCAATTTAGAAAGCTCCCAGATCATGTTGCAATAAATACAACCTCATCACATTTATCTTATAAATCTAATATTATTGGTTTACAATATCTAATAGATAACATTAATTATGATGACAAAATTCTTATTATAGATACATTATTTAAGTCCGGCAAAGATGTAAATCCTGTAGTTGATAAATTAAAAAGTGGACTAAAAAGAAATTTAAATCATAAAAATATAAGAATTGCTTCACTATATTTTGATAAAGATTCCAATTATACATGGACCGTAAAACCTAATTTCACTGAACCCCACTTTTATTTAAAAGAAACAAAAGGAGAAATAATTTTCCCTCATTCAATCCATAAACTGCCAAACCCTCTAAAACAACTTAAAAATACCTTCCCAGAACTATACAATCTCATTTATAGCTTTGATTAA
- the rplI gene encoding 50S ribosomal protein L9: MKIILLKDVENLGLEGEIKEVKNGYARNYLLPNGYAIEATDNNIKNLQIKLKKLEEIRKKRLATASEKKEMLENIHVIIKAKVGEKGKLYGSVTTSEIAEFIKNSGYTEIDKKDIRIPHIKEVGEYIASVKIIEGITANVKIKVEGEVVKEETKEEKKDFKGKRKTYSKNFNRKSNKESDNKNKEE, translated from the coding sequence ATGAAAATAATTTTATTGAAAGATGTTGAAAACTTAGGTCTAGAAGGAGAAATTAAAGAGGTAAAAAATGGTTATGCTAGAAATTATTTGCTTCCAAATGGGTATGCTATTGAAGCTACAGATAATAATATCAAGAATTTGCAAATAAAATTAAAAAAATTGGAAGAAATTAGAAAAAAAAGGCTTGCTACTGCTTCTGAGAAAAAAGAGATGCTTGAAAATATTCATGTTATAATAAAAGCTAAGGTTGGAGAAAAAGGCAAATTATATGGCTCAGTAACTACGAGTGAAATAGCTGAATTTATTAAAAATTCTGGTTATACAGAAATAGATAAAAAGGATATAAGGATTCCCCATATTAAGGAAGTAGGAGAATATATAGCTTCTGTAAAAATAATAGAGGGTATTACTGCAAATGTAAAAATAAAAGTTGAAGGAGAAGTTGTAAAAGAAGAAACAAAGGAAGAAAAAAAAGATTTTAAGGGTAAAAGAAAGACTTACTCAAAAAATTTTAATAGAAAAAGTAATAAAGAATCAGATAATAAAAATAAAGAAGAATAG
- the metK gene encoding methionine adenosyltransferase yields MRYLFTSESVGEGHPDKLCDQISDAVLDEALRQDPKARVACEVMATNGVIIIGGEMTVDGYIDIQSVARGVIKSIGYTDPDYGLDYKSCGILLNINSQSQDIAIGVDEDPTKNKDIGAGDQGMMFGYACDETPELMPAPIMFAHKIMLKAAEVRKCGVLPFLRPDGKCQVTVEYDGEKIKRIHTVVLSHQHDEDVPYATLKNELIEKVIKEALPKELFDDKTIYYINPTGRFVIGGPQGDTGLTGRKIVVDTYGGMGRVGGGAFSGKDPTKVDRSAAYMARYIAKNIVAAKIARKCEIELAYAIGISHPVSININFFGTGNISEEKVEKIIPDIFPLTPHGIIDYLDLRKPIYKETATYGHFGRSKFNWEKTDKVDELLKKLK; encoded by the coding sequence ATGAGATATTTATTTACTTCTGAATCTGTTGGCGAAGGACATCCAGATAAACTTTGTGATCAAATATCAGATGCAGTACTTGATGAAGCTTTAAGGCAAGATCCAAAGGCAAGAGTTGCTTGTGAAGTTATGGCAACAAATGGTGTTATCATTATTGGTGGTGAAATGACTGTTGATGGTTACATTGATATACAATCTGTAGCAAGAGGGGTTATTAAATCAATAGGTTATACTGATCCTGACTATGGTCTTGATTATAAATCATGTGGAATTTTATTAAATATAAATTCGCAATCTCAAGATATAGCTATTGGTGTAGATGAAGATCCAACAAAAAATAAAGATATAGGTGCTGGTGACCAAGGAATGATGTTTGGTTATGCATGTGATGAGACACCTGAATTAATGCCAGCGCCTATAATGTTTGCACATAAGATTATGTTAAAGGCAGCTGAAGTAAGGAAATGTGGTGTTCTCCCTTTCTTAAGACCTGATGGTAAATGTCAAGTTACTGTAGAATATGATGGAGAAAAGATTAAAAGGATACATACAGTAGTTCTGTCTCATCAACATGATGAAGATGTTCCTTATGCTACTTTAAAAAATGAATTAATAGAAAAAGTTATTAAAGAAGCTCTTCCTAAAGAATTGTTTGATGATAAGACTATTTATTATATTAATCCTACAGGAAGATTTGTTATTGGAGGCCCTCAAGGAGATACTGGTTTAACAGGAAGAAAGATAGTTGTAGACACTTACGGGGGTATGGGTAGAGTTGGTGGGGGAGCTTTTTCAGGAAAAGATCCTACAAAAGTTGATAGATCTGCTGCATATATGGCAAGATATATAGCTAAAAATATAGTTGCAGCAAAAATTGCTAGGAAATGTGAAATTGAACTTGCTTATGCAATAGGAATATCACATCCTGTTTCAATTAATATTAATTTTTTTGGTACAGGAAATATTTCTGAAGAAAAAGTTGAGAAAATTATTCCAGATATATTTCCATTAACTCCACATGGTATTATAGATTATTTAGATTTAAGAAAACCGATTTATAAAGAAACAGCAACTTATGGTCATTTTGGAAGGTCTAAATTTAACTGGGAAAAAACCGATAAAGTAGATGAATTATTAAAAAAATTAAAGTAA
- a CDS encoding SelB C-terminal domain-containing protein — translation MKGKKIDKIFNNFYENNPLRFGMRKREIEKHFSVDFYNFFNIMKEYNDKYDYNGVVFYKKNREIYLNESLEKLKNEILKYFVEINKLDLDYFETSFKINKKAILNIIDFLIDTKQLIELISGRYYLKSQIYKKYLNIVINELMSGPKETSYLKDKLNISREKAVIFLEYLDNQSITKFQNNKRVLIKAINEIV, via the coding sequence ATGAAAGGTAAAAAAATAGATAAAATTTTCAATAATTTTTATGAAAATAATCCTTTAAGATTTGGAATGAGAAAAAGGGAAATAGAGAAACATTTTTCAGTAGATTTCTATAATTTTTTTAATATTATGAAGGAATATAATGATAAATATGATTATAATGGAGTAGTATTTTATAAAAAAAATAGAGAAATATATCTAAATGAAAGTTTGGAAAAATTAAAAAATGAAATTTTAAAGTATTTCGTAGAAATAAATAAGCTTGATTTAGATTATTTTGAAACTAGCTTTAAAATAAATAAAAAAGCTATATTAAATATAATCGATTTTTTAATTGATACAAAACAGTTAATAGAATTGATAAGTGGTAGGTATTATCTTAAATCTCAAATTTATAAAAAATATTTAAACATTGTCATAAATGAATTAATGTCAGGTCCTAAAGAAACTTCCTACTTAAAAGATAAACTTAATATTTCTAGAGAAAAAGCTGTTATTTTTCTTGAATATTTAGATAATCAAAGTATAACAAAATTTCAAAATAACAAAAGAGTTTTAATCAAAGCTATAAATGAGATTGTATAG
- the rpsR gene encoding 30S ribosomal protein S18 — protein MMDKIDLENKRTRFLLKKKVCRFCTDGIFYIDYKDVNLLNKYIMSNGKILPRRITGTCAKHQRLVSLAIKKARHVALLPYKK, from the coding sequence ATGATGGATAAAATAGACTTAGAAAATAAAAGAACAAGGTTTTTGTTAAAAAAGAAGGTTTGTAGATTTTGTACAGATGGAATTTTTTATATTGATTATAAGGATGTTAATTTATTAAATAAATATATAATGAGTAATGGTAAAATTTTACCACGAAGAATAACTGGTACATGCGCTAAACATCAAAGACTAGTATCTCTTGCAATTAAAAAAGCAAGACATGTTGCTCTTTTACCTTATAAAAAATAA
- a CDS encoding ParB/RepB/Spo0J family partition protein — translation MAKQALGRGLDALFNNNPLNVEEVKSKENIKLIQIDKIERNPDQPRKFINDEEIENLANSIKEKGILQPIILVQKNDKYMIVAGERRYLAARKAGLSEIPAIIKNLTDNEILEIALIENLQREDLNPIEEAYAFKNIIEKTNMTQEELSQRIGKSRVYITNSMRLLQLSFKERDKIVSGKISKGHAIALLSIENELDREILINEIEQKGLSVRETEKLVRDFLKRANKVENNKNNKLKEKDPFIKEIEEKLSYKFNTKVYINGDLTKGKVIIEYFDRNVLDKLIS, via the coding sequence ATGGCTAAACAGGCATTGGGTAGGGGTTTGGATGCTTTATTTAATAATAATCCTTTAAATGTAGAAGAAGTAAAATCAAAAGAAAATATTAAGCTTATTCAAATTGATAAAATAGAAAGAAATCCAGATCAACCAAGGAAGTTTATTAATGATGAAGAAATAGAAAACTTAGCTAATTCGATAAAAGAAAAAGGAATATTGCAACCAATAATATTGGTACAAAAAAATGATAAATATATGATTGTAGCAGGTGAAAGAAGGTATCTTGCTGCTAGAAAAGCTGGCCTTTCTGAAATACCTGCTATTATTAAAAATTTAACTGATAATGAAATTCTTGAAATTGCCCTAATAGAAAATTTGCAGAGGGAAGATTTAAATCCAATAGAAGAAGCTTATGCATTTAAGAATATTATTGAAAAAACTAATATGACACAAGAAGAGCTTTCTCAAAGAATTGGAAAGAGCAGAGTTTACATTACTAATTCTATGAGATTATTGCAATTGTCTTTTAAAGAAAGAGATAAAATTGTTTCAGGTAAAATCTCAAAGGGACATGCTATTGCTTTGCTATCAATTGAAAATGAATTAGATAGAGAAATTTTGATTAATGAAATTGAACAAAAAGGATTATCTGTTAGAGAAACTGAAAAATTAGTTAGAGATTTTTTAAAAAGGGCTAATAAGGTGGAAAATAATAAAAATAATAAATTAAAAGAAAAGGATCCATTTATAAAGGAGATAGAAGAGAAGCTGTCTTATAAATTTAATACAAAAGTATATATTAATGGGGACCTTACTAAAGGAAAAGTTATAATAGAATATTTTGATAGAAATGTATTAGATAAATTGATTAGTTAA